AGCCGCTTGAGACACAAAAGTGATGTTTGCATCGTATTTGGCTTTACCATGATGAGCGAACATTTCTCTGTAATAAACTGGTTGTGGGGTAGGGATAGAAGCGTTCGCATCACCCATTTGACTCAATGCAATGAACCCGCCTTTGATGATCATGTTGGGTTTCACGCCAAAGAATGCTGGACTCCACAATACCAAGTCAGCCACTTTGCCCACTTCTACAGAACCTACATACTCGCTAATCCCATGAGCGATCGCTGGGTTAATGGTGTATTTAGACAAGTAGCGTTTGATCCTGAAGTTGTCGTTATCGCCTTTTTCTTCTTTCAGGCGGCCAAATTCTTTTTTGTTTTTGTCAGCTGTTTGCCAAGTTCTGGTGATAACTTCACCCACACGACCCATAGCTTGAGAGTCAGAACTAGTGATTGAGAAAATCCCCATGTCATGCAAAGTGTCTTCAGCCGCAATGGTTTGAGGGCGGATTCTTGAATCAGCGAACTGGACATCTTCTTTAATGCTTTTATCCAAGTGGTGGCACACCATAAGCATGTCCATATGCTCTGCTTCTGTATTCACAGTGAAAGGGATAGTGGGGTTAGTGGAAGCGGGCAAAATGTTGTGTTCACCGGCTACTTTAATAATATCAGGAGCGTGTCCGCCACCAGCACCTTCAGTGTGGAAAGTGTGCATAGTGCGTCCGGCAATGGCTGCCATAGTGTCTTCTACACAACCGGCTTCATTCAGAGTGTCTGTGTGGATAGCGACTTGCACATCGTATTTGTCCGCAACATCTAACGCATGATTGATTGCAGAAGGAGTTGTTCCCCAGTCTTCGTGGATTTTAAAGCCAATCGCACCAGCTTCAATTTGATCGGCTAAGCTCGCATCGTTAGAAGCGTTACCTTTAGCCAAGAAACCTAAGTTCATGGAATATTCTTCAGCCGCTCTAAGCATCCATTTTAAATTTCTTCTGCCTGGAGTGATAGTGGTTGCGTTAGTGCCATCAGCAGGGCCAGTTCCGCCACCAATCATCGTTGTCACACCGCTTGCGAAAGCTGTAGGGATTTGTTGGGGTGAAATGAAGTGGATGTGTGTGTCAATACCACCAGCAGTTACGATCAAACCTTCACCGGCTAGCGCTTCAGTAGCAGGACCCACGCTAAGATTGTTTTTAACGCCATCTTGCATGTCTTTGTTACCGCCTTTACCAATGCCAGCGATTTTGCCATCTTTAATACCAATATCCGCTTTATAAATACCGGTGTAATCCACGATTAAAGCGTTAGTGATGATTAAATCCAATTCTTCTTTGCTGGGGTTGTTGGATTGGCTCATGCCTTCTCTTAGGGTTTTACCGCCACCGAATTTAAGCTCTTCGCCATAAATGGTGTAGTCATGTTCTACTTCAGCGATCAAGTCTGTATCGCCCAATCTCACTTTATCGCCTGTGGTAGGACCATACATAGATGCGTATTCTTTTCTGCTAATTTTTTTCATTTCTTACTCCTTAATTGTTTTTACATAGTTATCATCGCTTTTAGCACCATGAAAACCACGCTCTTTAGCTCTGTGTAAAGCGATTTTTTTGCTTTCATTATCCGCTTGCCTATCAACTAATGCGTTGAATCCAAAGATTCTTCTGTTACCGCCAATGTCAATCAATTCTACGGATTTTTCTTCACCAGGTTCAAACCTTACCGCTGTCCCGCTCGCAATGTCTAAGCGCTTACCGAAAGTTTTTTCTCTGTCAAAGTCTAAGCATCTATTCACTTCAAAGAAATGGAAGTGTGAGCCGATTTGAACCGGTCTGTCGCCAACATTTTTAACTTTCACGCTAACGGCTTTTTTGCCTTCGTTGATAGTGATGTCTTCATTTTTTAAGAACAACTCACCAGGAACTAATTTACCATTGACCTCAATAGGGGTATGCACGGTTACGAGCTTGGTCCCATCAGGAAACATCGCTTCAATACCCACTTCATGGATCATGCTTGCCACGCCATCCATCACATCATCAGGTTTTAAAAGAGTGCGCCCTTCTTGCATCAATTCAGCCGCAGTCTTTTTACCAGCTCTCGCTTCTTCCATAATATGGGCACTAATCAGAGCTACCGCTTCCACATAGTTAAGTTTAATGCCTTTTTCTTTGCGTTTCCTAGCTAATTCTCCAGCATAGTGGAGCATCAACTTATCTAACTCTTTTGGGGTGAGTTTCATCTCATTCTCCTATTCTTAAAGTGTTTTTCCTTGAAGACATAACGAAATCAAGGTTGGAGTAATTGTAGCAATGTTTTGATTTACTAAGATTAACAGAAGCATTCATTAACTAATTATTATTTTAAATGAATTAGTGTTATAGTTTTGAATCGTTATAAAAGCGTGATTAAAAGCGCGTTTGATGCCCTTTAGAATTTTGATAGAATCAAAAACCCACAAAAAAATGAGAATTAGGATTGGAGTAATAATGGTGGCCACGACTGGACTTGAACCAGCGGCCACTACCATGTCAAGGTAGTGCTCTACCAACTGAGCTACGCGACCTTTATTTAAAAAGGGTAATTATGCCTTAATTTTGTTTTGTTTTTGCTTAAAAAAGAATTGTCTCAACAATAAAACGCCCACGCCCGCATCTATCATGACATCAGCGAAATTAAAAATGGCAAAATCAAAGCCATAATGATAATACACATAATCCACCACGCCCCCATGCACAAACCGATCTAAAACATTAGAAACCCCAGCACCAAACACCATGCCAAACTCTATCGCATGGTTTTTAAAAAGCTCCTTTTGGCGTATTAAAAAGATAAAAAGCCCTAAAATCAAAAGGATTTGCAAGTATTTCAAACCCCCCTCTAAAAAACTGAGCAAGGAAAACGCCACGCCTTTATTGAACACCAAAACAATGTCTATCATCAAACTTTCATAGCGAAACCCCTCTAAAATAGCGTATTTAATCGCTTGATCCACGCCAAAAATAAGGAAGAAAACCCCTATAAAAACCAACAGACTTTTTTGAGTGGTTTTTAGCACAAATGCCCTTCAAAAAACTCTTTTAATTCTTGCATTTTGGATTCTAAAAGCTTTTCATCTTTAGCTTCTAAAAGGATTCGTAATTTGTTTTCAGTGCCGCTATAGCGGATCAAATGGCGGATTTCCAGCTTGTCTAATTCTTTTAAAAGAGCGCTATAACCTTTCAGGCTTTCTAAAGGAGGCTTTTGTTGGATATTCAAATTCATTAGACTTTGGGGGTATAATTCAAAGGGGTTTAACGCAACAGAGCTTACCTGCTTGCTTTCTAACACTAACGCGCTCACTTGCAAAGCGCACACCAAGCCGTCGCCTGTTTTAGCGTAATCGCTAAAAATGATATGCCCGCTTTGCTCGCCTCCAAAATTGGCTTTATTCAACCGCATGCATTCGCTCACAAACTTATCCCCAATCGCGCAATGCTTCAATTCTAAATCTTTAGATTTTAAGTATTCTTTAAGGGCTAAATTGCTCATGCTCGTGGCGACAACCGCTTGAGAAGAAAGGGCGTTTTTAGATTTTTGATAAACCCCTAACACCCCTAAAAGCTTATCCCCATGCACGATATTCCCTAAATTATCCACCACCACCAGCCTATCGGCATCGCCATCAAAAGCAAAGCCCAGATCTGCGCGGTATTTTTTCACTTCCTGGCTCAATGGGTTGGGGTGTAAAGCCCCGCATTGCTCATTAATATTACACCCATTAGGCTCATCATTAATCACTAAAACATCAGCCCCAAGCTCGCTAAAAACTACCGGAGCCACCTTATAAGCCGCGCCATTAGCGGTATCCAGCACGATCCTTAAACTCTGTAAATTCAAATGTTTGGGGAAAGAGTGTTTTAAATGTGCGATATAGCGCCCTATGACATCGTCTATCCTTTTAGCGCTACCAATACTCTCGCCCACTTTATAGCTAGAATGCAGTAATTCTTCATCATGAAAGATTTCTTCAATCGCTTTTTCCTCTTCTTCTTTAAGCTTATAACCATAAGAATTGAAAAACTTAATGCCGTTATCTTCAAAAGGGTTGTGGCTCGCGCTTATCATAATGCCCGCATCGCAGCGCATGTCTTCGGTTAAAAACGCAATCGCAGGGGTAGGCATAGGCCCTATTTGAATCACATTATAGCCTATGGAAGTTAAAGCACTCACTAAAGCATTTTCTACCATATAGCCGCTTTTTCTGGTGTCTTTACCAATTAAAATTTTATTCGTTTTAGAATGTTTTTTAAAATACAATCCGGCAGCAATGCCCAAACGCATCACAAACATGGGGGTGAGTTTCACCCCTGCTTTACCCCTCACGCCATCAGTCCCAAAAATTTTCATCGTTATAAAATGCCTTTTAAACTATTTTTAATCAATTTTTAGATAGAATTATGCCAAATTTTATATTACAAGGGGATTAAAAAGGCTCATGGCAAATCATAAGTCCGCAGAAAAGCGAATCAGACAGACCATTAAAAGAACCGAACGCAACAGGTTCTATAAAACTAAAGTTAAAAATATCATTAAGGCCGTGCGTGAAGCGGTCGCTTTCAATGATGTAGCAAAAGCTCAAGAGCGTTTGAAAATCGCTAATAAAGAGTTGCATAAATTTGTCAGCAAGGGGATTTTAAAGAAAAACACCGCTTCTAGGAAAGTCTCAAGGCTTAACGCTTCAGTGAAAAAAATCGCTCTCGCTTAGTTTTGGGGCGTTTTTGACTTCTTTAAGCTCAGTGATGGGTTTTTATTATTGGGCTTCTTTTTAAGTTTTGCGTTTTTTTTAGATTGTTGTGTCTTTTTATTCACATCTTTTTAATAGGTAGTCTTGCATGTCTATTCTGGCTGAAAAGCTTTCTTCCATTCTCAAGCGATACGACGAACTCACAGCGTTGCTTTCTAGCATTGAAGTGATTAGCGATATTAAAAAACTCACTGAATTGAGCAAAGAGCAAAGCTCCATTGAAGAAATCTCTATAGCGAGTAAAGAGTATTTGAGCGTTTTAGAGAATATCAAAGAAAATAAAGAG
This region of Helicobacter pylori genomic DNA includes:
- the ureB gene encoding urease subunit beta, with amino-acid sequence MKKISRKEYASMYGPTTGDKVRLGDTDLIAEVEHDYTIYGEELKFGGGKTLREGMSQSNNPSKEELDLIITNALIVDYTGIYKADIGIKDGKIAGIGKGGNKDMQDGVKNNLSVGPATEALAGEGLIVTAGGIDTHIHFISPQQIPTAFASGVTTMIGGGTGPADGTNATTITPGRRNLKWMLRAAEEYSMNLGFLAKGNASNDASLADQIEAGAIGFKIHEDWGTTPSAINHALDVADKYDVQVAIHTDTLNEAGCVEDTMAAIAGRTMHTFHTEGAGGGHAPDIIKVAGEHNILPASTNPTIPFTVNTEAEHMDMLMVCHHLDKSIKEDVQFADSRIRPQTIAAEDTLHDMGIFSITSSDSQAMGRVGEVITRTWQTADKNKKEFGRLKEEKGDNDNFRIKRYLSKYTINPAIAHGISEYVGSVEVGKVADLVLWSPAFFGVKPNMIIKGGFIALSQMGDANASIPTPQPVYYREMFAHHGKAKYDANITFVSQAAYDKGIKEELGLERQVLPVKNCRNITKKDMQFNDTTAHIEVNPETYHVFVDGKEVTSKPANKVSLAQLFSIF
- the ureA gene encoding urease subunit alpha, producing MKLTPKELDKLMLHYAGELARKRKEKGIKLNYVEAVALISAHIMEEARAGKKTAAELMQEGRTLLKPDDVMDGVASMIHEVGIEAMFPDGTKLVTVHTPIEVNGKLVPGELFLKNEDITINEGKKAVSVKVKNVGDRPVQIGSHFHFFEVNRCLDFDREKTFGKRLDIASGTAVRFEPGEEKSVELIDIGGNRRIFGFNALVDRQADNESKKIALHRAKERGFHGAKSDDNYVKTIKE
- the lspA gene encoding signal peptidase II; the encoded protein is MLKTTQKSLLVFIGVFFLIFGVDQAIKYAILEGFRYESLMIDIVLVFNKGVAFSLLSFLEGGLKYLQILLILGLFIFLIRQKELFKNHAIEFGMVFGAGVSNVLDRFVHGGVVDYVYYHYGFDFAIFNFADVMIDAGVGVLLLRQFFFKQKQNKIKA
- the glmM gene encoding phosphoglucosamine mutase; protein product: MKIFGTDGVRGKAGVKLTPMFVMRLGIAAGLYFKKHSKTNKILIGKDTRKSGYMVENALVSALTSIGYNVIQIGPMPTPAIAFLTEDMRCDAGIMISASHNPFEDNGIKFFNSYGYKLKEEEEKAIEEIFHDEELLHSSYKVGESIGSAKRIDDVIGRYIAHLKHSFPKHLNLQSLRIVLDTANGAAYKVAPVVFSELGADVLVINDEPNGCNINEQCGALHPNPLSQEVKKYRADLGFAFDGDADRLVVVDNLGNIVHGDKLLGVLGVYQKSKNALSSQAVVATSMSNLALKEYLKSKDLELKHCAIGDKFVSECMRLNKANFGGEQSGHIIFSDYAKTGDGLVCALQVSALVLESKQVSSVALNPFELYPQSLMNLNIQQKPPLESLKGYSALLKELDKLEIRHLIRYSGTENKLRILLEAKDEKLLESKMQELKEFFEGHLC
- the rpsT gene encoding 30S ribosomal protein S20; the protein is MANHKSAEKRIRQTIKRTERNRFYKTKVKNIIKAVREAVAFNDVAKAQERLKIANKELHKFVSKGILKKNTASRKVSRLNASVKKIALA